Proteins from one Mycobacterium sp. EPa45 genomic window:
- a CDS encoding oxidoreductase, with translation MTRFPLAGFNVHRVGFGAMQLPGPGVFGPPRDHDQALAVLRRAVEAGVDHIDTSQFYGPDVANQLIREALHPYPDSLALVSKVGARRDDQGAWLPYNEPDQLRSAIEENLRTLGVEQLAAVNLRVMENEADALFTDQLGAMITARDEGLIAGVGLSNVSHEQLLHALELTDIVCVQNPFNLVDRSSQPVLDECIARDIAFVPFFPLGSAFHEVNPVLSHHLVTGAAERLGHTPAQIALAWTLGVADNVLLIPGTSSLGHLEENLAVTDIELDDETQRELTAVA, from the coding sequence ATGACCCGCTTTCCGTTGGCCGGCTTCAACGTCCACCGCGTCGGGTTCGGCGCCATGCAGCTTCCGGGGCCGGGTGTGTTCGGGCCGCCGCGGGACCATGACCAGGCGTTGGCGGTATTGCGCCGGGCCGTCGAGGCCGGCGTCGACCACATCGACACGTCCCAGTTCTACGGTCCCGATGTGGCCAATCAGCTGATCCGTGAGGCGCTGCACCCCTATCCCGACAGTTTGGCTCTGGTGAGCAAGGTCGGTGCGCGCCGCGACGACCAAGGGGCGTGGCTGCCCTACAACGAGCCGGATCAGTTGCGATCCGCGATCGAGGAGAACTTGCGCACCCTCGGTGTCGAACAACTGGCCGCCGTCAACCTGCGGGTGATGGAGAACGAGGCCGATGCGCTGTTCACCGATCAACTCGGCGCGATGATCACCGCCCGCGACGAGGGATTGATCGCCGGTGTCGGGCTGAGCAATGTGAGCCACGAGCAGCTACTGCACGCCTTGGAGCTCACCGACATTGTGTGCGTGCAGAACCCGTTCAACCTGGTGGACCGCTCCTCGCAGCCGGTGCTCGACGAATGCATCGCGCGCGACATCGCGTTCGTCCCGTTCTTCCCGCTCGGGTCGGCGTTTCACGAGGTGAATCCGGTGCTCTCGCACCACCTCGTCACCGGCGCCGCCGAGCGGCTCGGTCACACCCCGGCGCAGATCGCGCTGGCGTGGACGCTGGGCGTCGCCGACAACGTGCTGCTCATTCCCGGCACCTCGTCACTGGGTCACCTCGAGGAGAACCTCGCCGTCACCGACATCGAACTCGACGACGAGACGCAGCGCGAGCTGACCGCGGTCGCGTGA
- a CDS encoding MarR family winged helix-turn-helix transcriptional regulator produces the protein MSTPRSKVLFEVNRCGPVRLTDLARTVGITQGTASTLTDALVREGLVERCADDSDRRVTLLQTTATGRRQAETWATAYTAAAEELFGILSGKEQLALTELLQRLADSIND, from the coding sequence GTGTCCACCCCGCGTTCGAAGGTGCTCTTCGAGGTGAACCGCTGCGGTCCGGTGCGGCTCACCGACCTGGCCCGGACGGTGGGCATCACCCAGGGCACCGCCTCCACCCTGACCGACGCGCTGGTCCGCGAAGGTTTGGTCGAGCGCTGCGCGGACGACTCCGACCGCCGGGTGACGCTGCTGCAGACCACTGCGACCGGCCGGCGACAGGCCGAAACCTGGGCGACCGCCTATACCGCAGCGGCGGAGGAGTTGTTCGGCATCCTGTCCGGCAAGGAGCAGTTGGCGCTCACCGAGTTACTCCAGCGCCTCGCCGACTCGATCAATGACTGA
- a CDS encoding FMN-binding negative transcriptional regulator, which yields MLIHPWDAALDAAEWQEWLASTGRFGVLAVNNVDPAQAPVLVPTHFTVAGEELLIHLARPNPVWVHLEVATEVRVAVIGDYAYIPTYWRAKAGGPDEDGVPTSYYASVQFVCRPTIIDEPQGKVEILAAQLDDFQPEGRHAEVAVEEDPYGRMLPGIRGLRLAVERVEAKFKYDDANPVEHRERVIGYLEQRNRGLDAGVAGQQRRRLAAIGDWRAGRRGS from the coding sequence ATGCTGATTCATCCCTGGGATGCCGCACTGGACGCCGCCGAATGGCAGGAGTGGCTGGCCTCGACCGGCCGGTTCGGTGTCCTCGCGGTCAACAACGTCGACCCCGCGCAGGCGCCGGTGCTGGTGCCCACCCACTTCACCGTGGCGGGCGAGGAGCTGCTGATCCACCTGGCGCGGCCCAACCCGGTCTGGGTGCACCTCGAGGTCGCAACCGAGGTGCGGGTCGCGGTCATTGGTGATTACGCCTACATCCCGACGTATTGGCGTGCCAAGGCCGGCGGTCCCGACGAGGACGGGGTGCCGACCAGCTACTATGCATCGGTCCAATTCGTCTGTCGCCCAACCATCATCGACGAACCCCAGGGCAAGGTCGAGATCCTCGCGGCCCAGCTGGACGACTTCCAGCCCGAGGGTCGGCATGCCGAGGTCGCCGTGGAGGAGGACCCGTACGGCCGCATGCTCCCGGGCATCCGCGGCCTTCGGCTCGCGGTCGAGCGCGTCGAGGCCAAGTTCAAGTACGACGATGCCAACCCGGTCGAGCACCGTGAGCGGGTGATCGGCTACCTCGAGCAGCGCAATCGCGGCCTGGACGCCGGGGTCGCCGGCCAGCAGCGGCGCCGCCTGGCAGCGATCGGCGACTGGCGTGCGGGCCGACGAGGTTCCTGA
- a CDS encoding ferredoxin — protein sequence MTAADWRVRVDRDLCEGHALCVELAAEVFDVGSDDLATCLESPADDMREQVEAAVAACPRQAISIVKGSRE from the coding sequence ATGACGGCGGCTGATTGGCGCGTGCGTGTTGATCGTGATCTGTGTGAAGGCCATGCCCTGTGCGTCGAGTTGGCCGCGGAGGTCTTCGATGTCGGATCCGACGATCTGGCGACCTGCCTCGAGTCGCCCGCAGACGACATGCGCGAGCAGGTCGAGGCCGCCGTGGCCGCTTGCCCGCGTCAAGCCATCAGCATCGTGAAAGGGTCCCGAGAATGA
- a CDS encoding molybdopterin-dependent oxidoreductase, protein MSRQRSDQVDGVVHRVTCPICEVMCGLRVTIDGGRVTDIRGNNDDVWSAGHICPKGTVLGQLHDDPDRLRAPMIKQPNGIHIAVSWEEAFAEAERVLRPVLDSDGAQAVTVYVGNPVAHNLGLSSYIGALVGMGAAAGMGAYYSPGTVDQWPLNVVSTLLFGGMWNAPIPDLARTDHLVVIGANPAASQGSMLSAPDVTGHLTAIRKRGGRVVVIDPRRTETAQRATDWVPIRPGTDALVLFAVLRTLAADGLLRSHTHLDGRVQGLDAVIALAEPFTPEIVEGPSGIPAETIRRLAHDLASAPNPVLYSRIGACTQEFGTLTTWLVFVLNTALGAVDRRGGAVFPTPAVYSPMFMKPPDQLGPRWEFGRFTSRVRGVGEVLGQFPVSCLAEEITTPGAGRIRAMISVAGNPAISAPAAGRLDEALASLDALICVDNWLNETTRHAHVIFPGLSPLERPHADDLYWIYAVASCLKWSEPVFAPDPLRPTEWEVLLRLSGALLGTPAPEVDVAAMDDLYTGGLVATMCAQPGTPLTGRDPNEVMAALKGQGPERIYDLYVRLGPWGDGLGANPDGLTLEEVRKHPDGLRLAELDGGRLESAVTTPSGTIELVHDLFVDDVPRLRERLDRAEESMLLTSRRHLRSNNSWLHNVPSLMRGRDRCTLLVHPDDAMRIGVGDGELAEIRTSEGKVSVPVEVSDDIMPGVVSLPHGWGHGVSGSRLGVANHHPGVNSNLLNPPDLIDVPSNTQVVNGVPCEVRATGSGASVIDRVGEALE, encoded by the coding sequence GTGTCCAGACAGCGGTCGGATCAGGTTGACGGCGTCGTCCACCGGGTGACGTGCCCGATCTGCGAGGTCATGTGCGGGCTTCGCGTGACGATCGACGGTGGCCGGGTCACCGACATTCGCGGCAACAACGACGATGTCTGGTCGGCCGGGCATATCTGTCCCAAGGGCACTGTTCTCGGCCAACTGCACGACGACCCGGATCGCCTGCGAGCACCGATGATCAAGCAGCCCAACGGGATTCACATCGCCGTCTCCTGGGAGGAGGCGTTCGCCGAAGCGGAGCGGGTCCTGCGGCCGGTGCTGGACAGCGACGGCGCCCAGGCGGTGACGGTGTACGTCGGTAATCCGGTCGCGCACAACCTGGGCCTGAGTTCGTACATCGGCGCCCTGGTCGGGATGGGCGCCGCGGCCGGGATGGGCGCGTACTACTCGCCGGGCACGGTTGACCAGTGGCCGCTCAATGTCGTCAGTACCCTGCTGTTCGGCGGCATGTGGAACGCGCCGATCCCCGATCTGGCCCGCACCGACCATCTCGTCGTGATCGGCGCCAATCCCGCCGCATCGCAGGGATCGATGCTGTCGGCGCCCGACGTGACAGGTCATCTGACCGCTATCCGCAAGCGCGGCGGTCGGGTGGTGGTCATCGATCCTCGTCGCACCGAGACCGCCCAGCGGGCCACCGACTGGGTGCCGATCCGGCCCGGCACAGACGCGTTGGTGTTGTTCGCAGTGCTGCGAACGCTGGCCGCCGACGGGCTGCTGCGCAGCCATACGCACCTCGACGGACGCGTCCAGGGACTCGATGCGGTGATCGCCCTCGCCGAACCGTTCACTCCGGAGATCGTCGAAGGCCCCAGCGGTATCCCGGCCGAAACGATCCGGCGGCTCGCTCATGACCTCGCCTCGGCGCCGAACCCCGTGCTGTACAGCCGGATCGGGGCCTGCACCCAAGAGTTCGGCACCCTGACCACCTGGCTGGTGTTCGTGCTGAACACCGCACTGGGTGCGGTCGACCGGCGCGGGGGAGCGGTGTTCCCCACCCCGGCGGTGTACTCGCCGATGTTCATGAAGCCACCCGATCAGCTTGGTCCGCGTTGGGAATTCGGCCGTTTCACGTCGCGGGTGCGCGGCGTTGGCGAGGTGCTTGGGCAGTTCCCGGTCAGCTGCCTGGCCGAAGAGATCACCACTCCTGGTGCGGGACGCATCCGCGCAATGATCTCGGTCGCGGGCAATCCGGCGATCTCGGCGCCGGCGGCGGGCCGCCTCGACGAGGCGCTGGCGTCACTGGACGCGTTGATCTGCGTGGACAATTGGCTCAACGAGACCACCCGGCACGCCCACGTCATCTTCCCCGGTCTCTCGCCGCTGGAACGGCCGCACGCCGACGATCTGTACTGGATCTATGCCGTCGCCTCCTGCCTGAAGTGGTCCGAACCCGTCTTCGCGCCCGACCCGTTGCGACCGACCGAATGGGAAGTGCTCCTTCGTCTTTCAGGCGCCCTGCTGGGTACGCCGGCGCCCGAGGTGGACGTCGCCGCGATGGACGACCTGTACACCGGCGGACTGGTCGCCACCATGTGCGCTCAGCCGGGCACGCCGCTGACCGGACGCGACCCGAACGAGGTGATGGCTGCACTCAAAGGCCAAGGGCCGGAGCGTATTTACGATCTGTACGTCCGTCTCGGTCCCTGGGGCGACGGCCTGGGCGCCAATCCGGACGGGCTGACCCTCGAGGAGGTGCGCAAGCATCCCGACGGCCTACGGCTCGCTGAACTCGACGGCGGCCGCCTGGAATCCGCGGTCACCACGCCGTCCGGGACCATCGAGCTGGTGCACGACTTGTTCGTCGACGACGTGCCCCGGCTGCGCGAGCGCCTTGACCGGGCCGAGGAGTCGATGCTGCTGACCAGTCGGCGCCATCTGCGGTCGAACAACTCGTGGCTGCACAACGTGCCGTCGCTGATGCGCGGGCGGGACCGCTGCACGCTGCTCGTCCATCCCGACGATGCCATGCGGATCGGGGTTGGCGACGGCGAACTCGCCGAGATTCGCACTTCGGAGGGGAAAGTGTCTGTGCCCGTTGAGGTCAGCGACGACATAATGCCCGGGGTGGTCTCCTTGCCGCACGGCTGGGGGCACGGTGTGTCGGGTAGCAGGCTCGGTGTCGCCAACCACCACCCAGGTGTGAACTCCAACCTGCTCAACCCACCCGATCTGATCGACGTGCCCAGCAACACTCAGGTGGTCAACGGGGTGCCGTGCGAGGTGCGGGCGACGGGCTCCGGCGCCTCAGTCATTGATCGAGTCGGCGAGGCGCTGGAGTAA
- a CDS encoding cytochrome P450, with product MTDLAGADYFSDQAIAQDPYDYLDYIRAQNPVFREPNYGVVAVTGYDEAVAAFKDYETFSAVNAIGGPFPPLPFEPEGDDISEQIDAHRHLFPINEMMVVMDPPEHTRARSLLSRLLTPARLKENEDFMWELADRQLDEFIGNGKCELLAEYGKPFATLVIADLLGVPDDDRAEFRASLGAGKEPGSAVGALDHTPVAVNPLEWLDGKFTGYINERRTQPRADVLNSLAAATYPDGTTPDVVDVVRAATFLFAAGQETVVKLLSASARVLAERPDLQEKLRADRSLIGNFIEESLRIESPTKVDFRLARKTATLGGVDIKAGTVLMLCLGAANRDPRKFENPDEFHLDRKNVREHITFGRGIHTCAGAPLARVEAKVTLNRLLDRMADLAIDETQHGPAHARHYTYEPTFLLRGLSELHLTFKPVA from the coding sequence ATGACCGATTTGGCCGGCGCCGACTACTTCTCTGACCAAGCCATCGCCCAGGATCCCTATGACTACCTGGATTACATCCGCGCGCAGAACCCGGTGTTCCGCGAGCCCAACTACGGGGTCGTGGCCGTCACCGGATACGACGAGGCGGTCGCGGCATTCAAGGACTACGAGACGTTTTCGGCGGTGAACGCGATCGGGGGCCCCTTCCCGCCGCTGCCGTTCGAGCCTGAGGGCGACGATATCTCCGAGCAGATCGATGCGCACCGGCACCTGTTCCCCATCAACGAGATGATGGTGGTGATGGATCCGCCGGAGCACACCCGGGCCCGCTCGCTGCTCAGCCGGCTGCTCACACCCGCGCGGCTGAAAGAGAACGAAGACTTCATGTGGGAGCTGGCGGATCGCCAGCTCGACGAGTTCATCGGCAACGGCAAGTGCGAGCTGCTGGCCGAGTACGGCAAGCCCTTCGCCACATTGGTGATCGCCGATCTGCTGGGTGTGCCGGATGATGACCGTGCGGAATTCCGGGCGAGCCTCGGGGCGGGCAAGGAGCCCGGAAGTGCGGTTGGCGCACTTGATCACACTCCCGTCGCGGTCAATCCGCTGGAGTGGCTGGACGGCAAGTTCACCGGCTACATCAACGAGCGCCGCACGCAGCCGCGTGCGGATGTGCTGAATTCCCTTGCCGCAGCGACATACCCCGACGGCACGACGCCCGACGTCGTCGACGTCGTCCGGGCGGCGACGTTCCTGTTCGCCGCCGGGCAGGAGACCGTCGTCAAACTGCTCAGCGCGTCGGCGCGGGTGCTCGCCGAGCGTCCCGACCTTCAGGAGAAGCTGCGTGCCGACCGCAGCCTGATCGGCAACTTCATCGAGGAATCACTGCGCATCGAGAGTCCCACCAAGGTCGACTTCCGGCTGGCCCGCAAGACCGCCACCCTCGGCGGAGTGGACATCAAGGCCGGGACCGTGCTGATGCTCTGTCTGGGTGCGGCCAACCGGGATCCGCGCAAGTTCGAGAACCCCGACGAGTTCCACCTTGACCGCAAAAACGTCCGCGAGCACATCACGTTCGGCCGTGGCATCCACACCTGCGCCGGCGCGCCGCTGGCCCGCGTCGAGGCGAAAGTCACGCTGAACCGGCTGCTGGACCGCATGGCCGACCTCGCCATCGACGAGACACAGCACGGGCCTGCCCATGCCCGGCATTACACCTACGAGCCGACGTTCCTGCTGCGCGGCCTGAGCGAACTGCACCTCACCTTCAAACCTGTTGCGTAA